A part of Pectobacterium cacticida genomic DNA contains:
- a CDS encoding PilN family type IVB pilus formation outer membrane protein, producing the protein MQPFSRHLPCRRTLLALFVSSLLAGCATQGFRHTDEQARRDISTAEQLHGLSRTKPSSPSLIWVDEPWVNPRPIRVSTRAQQFKLPPCTLTLNIDGSLSLYEVGQRITRSCGFPVVITPDAMSVLSGGAASQGGGATRAIQGVLPRPDNGGRPALASIGGVTSTSSFSPNISAGLITDISWEGEPLGRALDQITSRSGLSWKFENNQIVLYYLDTRTYRLKVLNAETAMNSNLTGTSSSTAGGDNSSVSGSQNSGQSTSVKLESKIHNDIAESVKSMISPSGTWHLSGSTGELVVTDVPQVLDRVETYIDSLNVRMNKMVKLMVSVYSVQRKSASQTSLDWSVVANRLDRFGMTLAGTPTATTAISSAGFNVLNGKFAGTTALLHALETQGKVSVVMSHEATTTNLVPAPFQIAGQMVYLRNQKTTVSENYATTDMEPGSITTGTQMTLLPDIRDEGDIQLQFNFSHSDPAQLRRESSEDGRTKMEMPYTTVRSLSERFNLKPNQTLIVSGYNSRNLTSTREGTIHPDVTVAGGGKSSESDDVTLIIAVTPVLM; encoded by the coding sequence ATGCAGCCATTTTCCCGTCATTTGCCTTGTCGACGTACTCTGCTGGCACTGTTTGTTTCCAGTCTTCTGGCCGGGTGTGCGACACAGGGCTTCCGTCATACTGATGAGCAGGCCAGGCGTGATATCAGCACGGCTGAACAGTTACATGGATTATCGCGTACGAAACCCTCGTCACCGTCTCTCATCTGGGTTGATGAGCCCTGGGTTAATCCCCGTCCGATCCGCGTCAGTACACGTGCACAGCAGTTCAAGTTACCCCCCTGCACCCTGACATTGAATATCGATGGCAGCTTGTCTCTGTATGAAGTCGGGCAACGTATTACGCGTAGTTGCGGCTTCCCGGTGGTGATAACACCTGATGCCATGAGCGTGTTGTCCGGGGGGGCGGCATCGCAGGGGGGCGGTGCAACACGCGCTATCCAGGGAGTACTTCCTCGTCCCGATAACGGAGGACGTCCAGCGCTTGCCAGTATTGGCGGCGTTACATCTACCTCGTCGTTTTCGCCAAATATCAGTGCGGGACTGATTACGGATATCAGTTGGGAGGGGGAGCCCCTAGGCAGGGCACTGGACCAAATTACCTCGCGTTCGGGGCTTAGCTGGAAATTCGAAAATAATCAGATAGTGCTGTATTACCTGGATACGCGAACTTACCGTCTTAAGGTCCTCAATGCCGAAACGGCGATGAACTCTAACTTGACGGGGACCAGCAGTTCAACGGCCGGTGGTGATAACAGTTCGGTCAGTGGCAGTCAGAACTCAGGACAGAGCACGAGCGTTAAGCTGGAAAGCAAAATTCACAATGATATTGCCGAATCAGTCAAATCAATGATCAGCCCCTCCGGCACCTGGCATCTGTCGGGTTCTACGGGAGAGTTGGTTGTTACGGATGTTCCGCAGGTGCTGGACCGTGTTGAGACCTATATCGACAGTCTGAATGTACGTATGAACAAAATGGTCAAGTTGATGGTCAGCGTCTATTCGGTTCAGCGTAAAAGTGCCAGCCAGACGTCACTGGACTGGTCGGTTGTTGCGAATCGTCTAGATCGCTTTGGTATGACCTTAGCAGGCACACCAACAGCCACGACGGCGATTTCTTCTGCCGGTTTTAATGTACTGAATGGCAAGTTTGCGGGCACGACAGCACTGCTTCATGCACTGGAAACGCAAGGCAAAGTGTCTGTTGTAATGTCGCATGAAGCGACAACGACCAATCTTGTGCCAGCACCATTTCAAATCGCAGGTCAGATGGTTTATCTGAGAAATCAGAAAACAACCGTGTCTGAGAACTATGCCACAACTGACATGGAGCCTGGCAGTATCACTACGGGGACGCAGATGACGCTATTGCCGGATATTCGCGATGAAGGGGATATCCAGTTGCAATTTAACTTCAGTCACTCCGATCCGGCACAGCTACGCCGTGAGTCCTCTGAAGACGGCAGAACCAAAATGGAGATGCCCTATACCACGGTACGTAGCTTAAGTGAACGATTCAATCTGAAGCCTAATCAGACGTTGATCGTCAGCGGTTATAACTCGCGCAACCTGACGTCGACCCGGGAAGGGACGATTCATCCTGATGTCACGGTAGCCGGCGGGGGAAAATCCAGTGAGTCGGATGATGTCACCCTGATTATCGCCGTTACGCCGGTGCTGATGTGA
- a CDS encoding type IV pilus biogenesis protein PilM yields MQGMLVLMALLVLVGGYQSWRAPVGVQNDIVIETATARQMLQTANALGMLKAQGKPVLSLCPGLRPADSLPVPGLADTQEIHCTEYNGRIIVWTREVPGLASTLREYSRESRLLARFERGGVTTLVEPAPWSISLPASVSEGSLVYIN; encoded by the coding sequence ATGCAGGGCATGCTGGTGTTAATGGCGTTGTTAGTCCTGGTCGGTGGGTACCAGAGCTGGCGTGCTCCCGTGGGTGTGCAGAACGATATCGTCATCGAAACCGCCACGGCACGCCAGATGCTGCAGACTGCCAATGCCCTGGGCATGTTAAAGGCCCAGGGTAAACCGGTACTTTCTCTGTGTCCCGGACTTCGTCCCGCAGATTCACTTCCTGTGCCGGGACTGGCGGACACGCAGGAGATTCACTGCACCGAATATAACGGACGGATCATTGTATGGACCCGTGAGGTGCCAGGGCTGGCCAGCACGTTGCGTGAGTATTCGCGTGAGTCCAGATTGCTGGCCCGTTTTGAACGGGGCGGCGTCACCACGCTGGTCGAACCGGCTCCCTGGTCGATTTCATTGCCTGCCAGCGTCTCGGAAGGCTCCCTGGTATACATCAACTGA
- a CDS encoding TcpQ domain-containing protein gives MTRPIRHPLNTPMLACLSAAAMLVAGCAQQTKTSSAPRQNVSVSPRVNDIYQHRSPEVVRYDRYTLVSTRPADSQRDPLNQVIDITMPPQLVRSVGDGFRYLLLESGYSLCPSTSSTFSELLERPLPGVQRNIGPVRLSEALQIVAGPAWRLRVDDVNREICFVLRDEYRSFTPVATAALPVTPVKPAVPPHPSANPFTGTSSQATTTAGMLKADSQPLPVPTLTTLSPAVTGSKPSAPGTDAQVTANKPVFSASVSTPPVAAKTAPSVTSSLKPSVASAPAAKTMPGPTTALPLAPVAQLPKKEDTTKLLSTPSKVSAATDVHAPMVSVPAPAPTKPLASEAKPAPVITPVWKADPGTTTLREFLTRTAATVDCPYGGKWAVVWPINVDYPLPPRLVIHGSFDEFVNRIFYLYGPERVDTPLYGLANRSQCVVVVSDKPLKTGLK, from the coding sequence ATGACAAGACCTATACGGCACCCCCTAAATACGCCAATGCTGGCATGCTTGTCTGCTGCTGCAATGTTGGTCGCTGGATGTGCTCAACAGACAAAAACGTCCTCAGCTCCCCGTCAGAACGTATCCGTATCTCCCAGAGTGAACGATATTTATCAACATCGCTCACCTGAAGTCGTGCGTTATGACCGTTACACACTGGTCAGCACCCGCCCAGCGGATTCACAACGTGATCCTCTCAATCAGGTGATAGACATCACCATGCCGCCGCAACTGGTACGCAGCGTGGGGGATGGGTTTCGGTATTTGTTGTTAGAGTCTGGCTATTCGCTGTGCCCCTCAACGTCATCCACGTTTTCTGAACTGCTTGAGCGCCCGTTGCCTGGTGTGCAACGTAACATCGGCCCGGTTCGTCTCAGCGAGGCATTGCAGATAGTCGCCGGCCCTGCCTGGCGACTGCGTGTCGATGATGTAAACAGGGAAATTTGCTTTGTGCTGCGCGATGAATACCGTTCATTTACTCCTGTCGCCACCGCCGCATTGCCTGTCACCCCCGTCAAACCAGCGGTTCCGCCTCACCCCTCCGCTAACCCCTTTACCGGAACGAGTAGCCAGGCGACGACAACCGCCGGAATGTTAAAAGCAGACAGTCAGCCGTTACCTGTCCCAACCCTGACAACGCTTTCACCGGCGGTGACAGGGAGTAAACCTTCTGCCCCGGGAACGGATGCTCAGGTTACTGCAAATAAACCGGTATTTTCTGCCTCTGTTTCGACGCCGCCTGTGGCTGCTAAAACAGCGCCGTCCGTGACATCATCACTCAAACCTTCAGTGGCGTCGGCTCCCGCCGCTAAAACAATGCCGGGGCCGACAACGGCATTGCCACTGGCGCCCGTTGCGCAGCTGCCGAAAAAAGAAGACACGACAAAATTACTTTCGACACCGTCTAAAGTGAGCGCGGCAACCGATGTGCATGCGCCAATGGTGTCCGTTCCTGCGCCCGCGCCCACTAAACCCCTGGCTTCTGAGGCCAAACCTGCACCGGTCATTACCCCCGTCTGGAAAGCAGATCCCGGCACCACTACGTTACGTGAGTTTTTGACGCGGACGGCTGCTACGGTGGATTGCCCCTATGGCGGAAAATGGGCCGTTGTTTGGCCGATTAATGTCGATTATCCGCTGCCGCCTCGTCTGGTCATCCATGGCAGTTTCGATGAATTCGTGAACCGCATTTTTTATTTATATGGACCTGAGCGGGTCGATACCCCGCTCTACGGCCTCGCCAACCGCAGTCAGTGTGTGGTGGTGGTGTCTGATAAACCACTTAAAACGGGGCTGAAGTAA
- a CDS encoding DUF2442 domain-containing protein — MTISAKKVCFDEFNMWVELSDARTLGVPLAWFPRLLHATEAERNNYELSPRGIHWDNLDEDISVEGLLDGRGDVTHRPHHAA; from the coding sequence ATGACTATTTCAGCTAAGAAAGTTTGTTTCGATGAATTCAACATGTGGGTAGAGCTGAGTGATGCTCGTACCTTGGGGGTTCCGTTAGCCTGGTTTCCCAGATTGTTGCATGCAACAGAAGCGGAACGGAATAACTATGAACTGAGTCCCCGTGGTATTCACTGGGATAATCTTGATGAAGATATTTCTGTTGAAGGTTTGCTTGATGGCCGTGGCGATGTTACCCATCGCCCTCACCATGCAGCATGA
- a CDS encoding DUF4160 domain-containing protein: MPVILRFRGFTFFFYSNEGNPLEPAHIHVRGSGAEAKFWLMPEVELARNDGFNARVLKELSEIIDTNKASFLEAWNDYFS, translated from the coding sequence ATGCCAGTGATACTGAGGTTTAGAGGTTTTACATTTTTCTTCTACTCGAATGAAGGCAACCCCTTGGAGCCAGCACATATCCATGTCCGAGGTTCAGGCGCGGAGGCCAAATTCTGGTTAATGCCAGAGGTTGAACTTGCTCGAAATGATGGGTTTAATGCTCGAGTGTTGAAAGAACTCTCCGAAATTATTGATACTAACAAAGCGTCATTTCTGGAGGCCTGGAATGACTATTTCAGCTAA
- a CDS encoding DUF29 domain-containing protein, whose translation MTTHTRYETDVVAWASEQAALLRSGKFSEIDRENIAEEIADVGKSEQRELASRMAVLIAHLLKWKYQPERRGSSWEKTIKAQRKDVAYALKESPSLKTKLNDPDWYDVIWSKAVAIAADETHLENLPDEQIWTVEEVLYSEFWPN comes from the coding sequence ATGACTACACATACTCGATACGAGACTGATGTTGTCGCCTGGGCTAGCGAACAAGCAGCTCTCTTACGCTCCGGTAAATTTTCAGAGATCGACCGTGAAAATATCGCGGAGGAGATTGCAGACGTGGGTAAGAGCGAACAAAGGGAGCTGGCAAGCCGCATGGCTGTCTTGATTGCTCACCTGCTGAAATGGAAATATCAACCTGAACGCCGTGGTTCGAGCTGGGAAAAGACGATCAAAGCGCAGCGCAAAGATGTTGCGTATGCGCTGAAAGAATCTCCCAGCCTGAAAACCAAACTGAATGACCCTGATTGGTATGATGTGATCTGGTCTAAAGCTGTGGCTATTGCTGCGGATGAAACCCATCTTGAAAACCTGCCGGACGAACAAATCTGGACGGTAGAAGAGGTGTTGTATTCCGAATTCTGGCCAAATTAA
- a CDS encoding single-stranded DNA-binding protein, whose protein sequence is MASRGVNKVTLIGFLGQDPEVRYMPNGNAVTGITMATSETWRDKQTGEEKERTEWHRVVIFGKVAEIAGEYLRKGSQVYIEGQLQTRKWQDSAGVDRWTTEIVVSQRGTMQMLGSRPNDGNNNQSAASTAWGKPQQPAASAQSGTPQSQRPAGNEPPMDFDDDIPFLGFGYGVCRKAIYAIS, encoded by the coding sequence ATGGCTTCACGTGGTGTTAACAAAGTAACACTTATCGGATTTTTGGGACAGGATCCAGAAGTTCGTTATATGCCAAATGGTAACGCCGTTACTGGTATTACTATGGCAACGTCAGAAACCTGGCGCGATAAACAAACTGGCGAAGAGAAGGAGCGCACTGAATGGCACCGTGTGGTGATATTCGGGAAGGTCGCTGAAATCGCCGGAGAGTATTTGCGTAAAGGGTCTCAGGTTTACATTGAAGGGCAACTTCAAACACGTAAGTGGCAGGACAGTGCAGGTGTAGATCGTTGGACGACCGAAATTGTAGTCAGCCAGCGTGGTACGATGCAGATGTTAGGATCTCGCCCGAACGACGGAAATAACAACCAAAGTGCAGCCAGTACTGCATGGGGAAAACCTCAGCAGCCAGCTGCATCGGCGCAGAGTGGTACACCTCAATCTCAACGTCCGGCAGGCAATGAACCGCCGATGGATTTTGATGACGACATCCCGTTCCTCGGATTCGGCTATGGCGTATGTCGCAAGGCAATTTACGCGATTTCGTAA
- a CDS encoding STY4534 family ICE replication protein has translation MSANNNNQAQNTGKPEYFNLLINGLGYVSNIRQVTGASGQFLSCVVNALCGPSDDASYVRFDVTVAGKKASDLIARCQKASDEDKKVLIGFTLSNLSTEIFTLKSGDHAGEQRVSQKARLIKVDWIKVGQNMVYKAEKPDSVPPQNGAAAASKAYAENSF, from the coding sequence ATGTCTGCAAATAACAACAACCAAGCTCAAAACACTGGTAAACCAGAATATTTTAATCTTTTGATTAATGGATTGGGGTATGTCAGTAATATTCGCCAAGTTACTGGTGCATCAGGGCAATTCTTGAGCTGTGTCGTTAATGCGTTGTGTGGTCCTTCAGATGACGCGAGCTATGTTCGCTTTGATGTCACTGTCGCTGGTAAGAAAGCGTCTGACTTGATCGCACGCTGTCAAAAGGCGTCCGATGAGGATAAGAAAGTTCTTATCGGATTTACACTTAGCAACCTCTCTACTGAGATTTTTACATTAAAATCCGGTGATCATGCCGGTGAACAGCGTGTTAGCCAGAAAGCCCGTTTGATTAAGGTGGACTGGATAAAGGTAGGCCAGAATATGGTCTATAAAGCTGAGAAACCCGACTCCGTACCTCCTCAGAATGGCGCTGCTGCAGCTTCTAAAGCCTATGCGGAAAACTCGTTCTGA
- a CDS encoding DNA topoisomerase III, producing MRLFLCEKPSQGRDIARFIGANQRGKGFLSGAGVVVTWAFGHLLEIASPEEYGAQFCKPWRMDVLPILPTEWKMIVKKNSAEQFAVISRLLKQADEVIIATDADREGEVLARELLDYCRFTGNVKRLWLSALDDASIRKGLDNLLPGEKTVRLYYAGMGRSKADWLIGMNLTRIYTLKALEQGVDELLSIGRVQTPTLALIVQRDNIIENFTSKPYWQVFTDLEKSGVIFRTQWVPAAGYCDDEKRCVQHNVALAVEQLCKQTSSASVIDISQKRVKTSAPLCFSLSALQKACSDKWGMSAPKVLEIAQSLYEVHKATTYPRTDCGYLPELMKGEVNHVLSAILKSDPSITPLVNEVDSSFVSRIWNDKKISAHHAIIPTKQPFDISKLSDDELNVYQLIRLHYLAQFFPLQESDITDVTFNLGGQLFKTRGSVAVVIGWKKLFSNDKEPDAYFDKNGNEEALPILHTNDICNVSTCEVKEQQTKPPSRFTDGTLIDAMKNAASFISDPTLKKILRDNAGLGTEATRAGIIDVLFTRNYLKRRDKFIYSTQLARELISQLPEALTNPGMTALWEQALDDVAEGRMSLDAFLQKQKEWTLRLVDRGRQQAIKLTAPVSPSCPQCGGVMRKRNSDNGAFWGCAKYPLCKGIVGEGVKKTKRGKKNLKTRSKPAT from the coding sequence ATGCGACTTTTTCTTTGCGAAAAGCCGAGCCAGGGGCGAGATATCGCTCGTTTTATAGGTGCAAATCAACGAGGAAAAGGCTTTTTATCAGGCGCAGGCGTTGTCGTAACTTGGGCTTTTGGACACCTTCTGGAAATCGCCTCCCCCGAAGAATATGGCGCTCAGTTCTGCAAACCCTGGCGAATGGATGTATTACCGATTTTGCCAACAGAATGGAAAATGATTGTTAAGAAAAATTCTGCTGAGCAATTCGCCGTAATTAGTCGGTTATTGAAACAGGCAGATGAAGTCATTATTGCTACAGATGCCGATAGAGAGGGAGAAGTTTTAGCCAGAGAGTTACTGGATTATTGCCGTTTTACTGGGAACGTAAAACGACTGTGGTTAAGCGCACTTGACGATGCCAGCATCCGAAAAGGGTTAGATAATCTACTCCCTGGAGAAAAAACAGTCCGTCTTTATTATGCCGGTATGGGGCGCAGTAAAGCTGACTGGCTTATTGGGATGAATTTAACGCGAATTTATACCCTTAAAGCTTTGGAGCAAGGTGTAGATGAGCTGTTATCTATAGGGCGGGTTCAAACGCCGACATTAGCGCTAATTGTCCAGAGAGACAACATTATCGAGAATTTTACGTCTAAACCTTACTGGCAGGTATTCACTGATCTTGAAAAATCAGGAGTGATATTTAGGACTCAATGGGTTCCCGCTGCTGGATATTGTGACGATGAGAAGCGATGTGTTCAGCATAATGTGGCGCTTGCAGTAGAGCAGCTCTGCAAACAAACGTCATCAGCATCTGTTATTGATATATCACAAAAGAGAGTGAAAACATCGGCACCGTTATGTTTTAGTTTGAGCGCATTACAGAAAGCTTGTTCCGATAAGTGGGGAATGAGCGCCCCAAAGGTATTAGAAATTGCTCAGTCGCTTTATGAGGTTCATAAAGCAACGACTTATCCTCGAACTGATTGTGGGTATTTGCCTGAATTAATGAAAGGGGAGGTAAACCATGTACTTTCAGCCATTTTGAAGTCAGATCCTTCCATCACCCCACTTGTTAACGAGGTTGATAGTTCTTTTGTTTCCCGTATCTGGAATGACAAAAAAATTTCAGCTCACCATGCAATTATTCCCACAAAACAGCCGTTTGATATCAGTAAACTATCAGATGATGAACTGAATGTTTATCAACTCATTCGATTGCATTACTTAGCACAGTTTTTTCCACTTCAGGAATCTGATATTACGGATGTTACATTTAATTTAGGGGGGCAACTCTTTAAAACCCGGGGTAGCGTGGCTGTAGTAATAGGTTGGAAAAAACTTTTTTCTAATGACAAAGAACCCGATGCTTATTTTGATAAGAATGGAAATGAAGAAGCTCTTCCCATCTTACATACAAATGACATTTGTAATGTGTCAACGTGTGAAGTCAAGGAACAACAGACCAAACCTCCATCTCGCTTTACTGATGGAACATTGATTGATGCAATGAAAAACGCAGCCAGTTTTATTAGTGACCCGACATTAAAAAAAATATTACGTGATAATGCTGGACTGGGTACCGAGGCAACTCGAGCAGGGATAATTGATGTCTTATTCACACGTAATTATCTAAAACGACGTGATAAATTTATCTATTCGACCCAACTGGCCAGAGAGCTGATTTCTCAGCTACCAGAAGCGCTGACGAATCCTGGCATGACTGCACTTTGGGAACAGGCATTAGATGATGTTGCTGAAGGACGCATGTCGTTAGATGCATTTTTACAAAAGCAAAAAGAATGGACATTACGATTAGTCGATAGGGGGCGCCAGCAAGCGATTAAGTTAACGGCTCCAGTCTCCCCGTCGTGTCCTCAATGTGGTGGGGTAATGAGAAAAAGAAACAGCGACAATGGTGCGTTTTGGGGCTGTGCAAAGTATCCACTCTGCAAAGGGATTGTTGGCGAAGGGGTAAAAAAGACTAAACGAGGGAAGAAAAACCTAAAAACTAGGAGTAAACCAGCTACCTGA
- a CDS encoding PFL_4669 family integrating conjugative element protein, whose amino-acid sequence MSELDHDMNNGTHQEPVSPEPTVLSPTSNPIREREPRAGALKSSLTLELHTHYAIRLWDGRRRGHRDDNLDKKPKHRARFFRIFSMPQVIAVAGVANNDSSLDNPYADALLVKLEDALTVSSQKIQSDVDELSSILKSIPQTLSLTDVRSVSPLNIGVYSRSPLGYRCVWLLVGYDQLAMRVFQAFHYGLISRAQRDKYLDSNGYAVRQIYGLVQSYRSFSVTRSDILLRTPIGIKAIERFGEPDPDVMSGRVRSSFSSPLHEGK is encoded by the coding sequence ATGTCAGAGTTAGATCATGATATGAATAATGGCACACACCAGGAGCCAGTTTCACCAGAGCCGACAGTTCTATCCCCTACCAGTAATCCTATCCGTGAACGTGAGCCCCGAGCTGGCGCATTGAAATCATCTTTGACTCTAGAACTCCATACTCATTATGCGATTCGGTTATGGGATGGTCGTAGGAGGGGGCACCGGGACGATAATTTGGATAAAAAACCAAAGCATCGAGCGCGTTTTTTTCGGATCTTTAGTATGCCTCAGGTTATTGCCGTTGCTGGCGTGGCAAACAATGATTCGTCTCTAGACAATCCGTACGCAGATGCATTATTGGTTAAGTTAGAAGATGCCCTGACAGTGTCGAGCCAAAAAATACAATCTGACGTTGATGAATTGTCCAGTATTTTAAAATCGATACCTCAAACACTGTCATTAACTGATGTCCGTTCCGTTTCTCCGTTAAATATTGGCGTGTATAGCCGATCACCTCTTGGCTACCGCTGTGTATGGCTGTTGGTCGGATATGATCAACTTGCTATGAGAGTGTTTCAAGCTTTCCACTACGGATTAATTTCCAGAGCGCAAAGAGATAAATATCTCGACAGCAATGGATATGCAGTCAGACAAATTTATGGATTGGTACAAAGTTATCGATCATTCAGTGTCACTCGAAGCGATATTTTATTGAGAACACCTATTGGTATTAAAGCGATAGAACGTTTTGGTGAACCTGATCCTGACGTCATGTCTGGCCGAGTTCGTTCATCGTTCTCATCACCGTTGCATGAGGGAAAATGA
- a CDS encoding STY4528 family pathogenicity island replication protein — MNLPADSLIAYTVEKMNLRLAERIPGDDAGQLRSGLLYMGNVHDAYPRRLLLDTRLSPLDKMAWMMIRLYAQQNEGAIFPTYDELQLQLASPHKGKASRETISRVLLMLRITGWLSLCKRVRDKKGRVRGNIYAQHDEPLSFRDAEILDPGWLDMVAEACQNKNKTISQTAYDVLNEIKNDVTMRHRHSRIALIESRLDAIQTPQQLAARQRTHYPSSESELRQKSPSSDAKSLSSESELSHTEGDKSPGSESELSGISRGCRSVRNPNRYVRSNTHSVKRNTYVLPSAFEQLLLPDDRGMVTDQLQALTSEQAEQVLQSINRVLSDGGLTNPIGWLLAVLKRARDGKLFAQKTPAPSGRPTQSQVVASPAAATDIMPKPAVQVSNKAHVLNVLAEIRRKCTGE; from the coding sequence ATGAATCTGCCGGCAGACAGCCTGATAGCCTACACCGTTGAGAAGATGAATCTTCGGTTGGCTGAGCGAATACCCGGCGATGACGCAGGACAACTGCGTAGCGGGTTGCTTTACATGGGGAACGTACATGATGCGTATCCCAGACGTTTACTATTAGACACTCGGCTATCTCCTCTGGATAAGATGGCTTGGATGATGATCCGTTTGTATGCCCAGCAAAATGAGGGCGCAATTTTCCCTACGTATGATGAATTACAGCTTCAATTGGCTTCCCCTCACAAAGGTAAGGCCTCCCGGGAGACCATCAGCCGTGTTCTGCTGATGTTGCGGATCACCGGTTGGCTGAGTTTGTGCAAACGCGTTCGCGACAAAAAGGGGCGCGTTCGTGGAAATATTTACGCGCAACATGATGAACCTCTCTCATTTCGTGATGCGGAGATTTTAGATCCCGGTTGGCTGGATATGGTTGCTGAAGCTTGTCAGAACAAAAACAAAACCATCAGTCAGACTGCATATGATGTTCTGAATGAAATCAAGAATGACGTAACGATGAGGCATCGTCATAGCCGTATCGCACTCATAGAAAGTCGTCTGGACGCTATTCAAACTCCACAGCAACTAGCGGCTAGGCAACGGACTCATTACCCGAGTTCGGAATCCGAACTAAGACAAAAATCACCGAGTTCGGACGCAAAATCACTAAGTTCGGAATCCGAACTTAGTCATACAGAAGGGGATAAATCACCTGGTTCGGAATCCGAACTCAGTGGTATTTCAAGGGGGTGTCGCTCAGTTCGGAATCCGAACCGTTACGTACGTAGTAATACACACAGTGTAAAAAGAAATACGTACGTACTGCCGAGTGCATTTGAGCAACTGCTGCTGCCGGATGACCGTGGCATGGTGACAGATCAACTTCAGGCACTGACTAGCGAGCAAGCTGAGCAGGTATTGCAATCGATAAATAGGGTGCTTTCTGACGGTGGACTTACTAACCCGATTGGTTGGCTACTGGCCGTATTGAAACGAGCCCGTGACGGAAAACTCTTCGCACAAAAAACACCGGCACCGTCTGGACGGCCAACGCAATCTCAAGTGGTAGCCTCTCCTGCGGCAGCAACCGATATTATGCCTAAACCTGCCGTACAAGTTTCAAACAAGGCACATGTTCTGAACGTATTGGCTGAAATACGTCGGAAGTGTACCGGTGAATAA
- a CDS encoding DUF2857 domain-containing protein, translating to MSESSLQIANVSQPANNLLTQLVMDLKSGYIRRCESLGLKQEEMQLLQSLTIEDLHYISNSSVSVLQFSLHHENFYRLVQHARREQMRVQRIDRALSLGGSIELMQHMFGLSSLEVANRRRIAGIDVRPGRGVVLSEEESVVLWQRWQLASVENVDSGEGLDVMMLAAEQMDVSLTAVWHAVRSWSQTHRMNIPAESARKTISR from the coding sequence ATGAGTGAAAGTTCACTACAAATAGCAAATGTATCTCAGCCAGCAAATAACCTTCTTACCCAGTTAGTGATGGACTTAAAGAGTGGTTATATACGTCGTTGTGAGTCTCTTGGACTAAAACAAGAGGAAATGCAACTACTGCAAAGTTTGACGATTGAAGACTTGCATTATATTTCTAATAGCTCCGTTTCCGTATTGCAGTTCAGCCTTCATCACGAGAATTTTTATCGTCTGGTTCAGCATGCTCGCCGAGAACAGATGCGCGTACAACGCATCGATCGTGCGTTATCACTAGGTGGGTCGATTGAACTCATGCAACACATGTTTGGACTATCCAGTCTGGAAGTCGCTAATCGGCGGCGCATTGCCGGCATTGATGTACGTCCCGGGCGCGGCGTTGTTTTGAGCGAAGAGGAAAGTGTGGTGTTATGGCAGCGTTGGCAATTGGCTTCTGTAGAAAATGTCGACAGTGGCGAAGGGTTGGATGTCATGATGTTAGCTGCAGAGCAGATGGATGTGTCATTGACGGCTGTCTGGCACGCTGTTCGATCATGGAGTCAAACGCATCGGATGAATATTCCCGCTGAATCAGCAAGAAAAACGATATCACGGTGA